One window from the genome of Engraulis encrasicolus isolate BLACKSEA-1 chromosome 16, IST_EnEncr_1.0, whole genome shotgun sequence encodes:
- the LOC134465509 gene encoding uncharacterized protein LOC134465509: protein MDSQAELISELKGWCRGEELDEAHAVMVLIPHEVNITAVEETMQTVKCLGRVRVRGRIFSMRHNRFLVLCECKEVVRKETVPSEVLAVDDGGAWPVITAFQAPVPIATGESQVVTTPDKNPQEFTQKQSDTQNQSDAQEFSQKLKGLLQAEGKTMEDVHTLFSPGESAASPTVAILQAVSDLVSTSKPSNDNSYRRLRPLSGLLPTPSGEEPFDHWMEQARLMVQECDCSVKEKRRRLMESLRGPALEIVKAARAADPDISPEDCLEALEHAFGTAESGEDLYFAFRLLQQQAGEKLSDFLRRLEQSLNKVVQRGGLPQERADRARLEQLLRGAVCSDLTLLNLHLREKKAKPPTFLQLLKEIREEEEYDASRKKLGTVVQSAFVKQESETKQTEIQALKSEIKELKSLVAAVVSKPTQAMPDSTERTLVSAVSGESCHDSEITALKKQLKRLQQKVTNKVPETQTAAAAVDASAVATSRQGSFKSSDENFCYRCGENGHFAAKCQNPENQSKVIKRLIQALKVSKNNPPTCEATTNAVNCDIKKSSASVLQTACIPDGLVGPPSVVPLKINGNPCTALLDSGSQVTIIFEPWYKKYLPNVPIQPVSGLSLWGLSETGVSYPYQGYVVVDLEYPAEVLGTSQTVTVLALICPSPRADDPIAVIVGTNASHVRRLVEQCKDKGVDVERALGLRVHVQNNEYVRKDFALSTQMEDEVGCVRWLGPGPLNVPPDCDTHVVCKVELKQPVKHEILMIDASPTAILPTGVFLHPMVVPSGALDVSCCRVLVKNEGTRETTIPEGTVIGYMYHVDSVTTIPPKGQRSSEFDEKLINFGESPISEQWKSRLRQKLGEKSHVFSMHEWDVGLAKGVQHRIRLSDSRPFRERSRRLAPADIEDVRKHLQELLQAGIITESRSPYASPIVVVRKKNGTIRMCIDYRLLNSRTIPDQYTTPCIEDALNALTGSQWFSVLDLRSGYYQIAMSEDDKEKTAFICPLGFFQFERMPQGITGAPATFQRLMEKAVGDMNLLQVLVYLDDLIVFGKTLEEHEERLLKVLDRLGEVGLKLSVDKCQICLPRVKYLGHIVSAEGVAPDPDKIEAVTTWPMPTNLKTLQSFLGFCGYYRRFVQNYAAIVRPLTELTKGYAPTQKSKKDSQKVKKVYLKESAPFGERWDNSCTEAFHKIIHCLTHAPVLAFANPQKPYILHVDASLRGLGAVLYQEHPEGLRPVAFASRKLSSSERNYPVHQLEFLSLKWAVVHKFHDYLYGARFTVRTDNNPLTYVLSTAKLNAVGHRWLAALSTYEFDIQYRPGRLNIDSDLLSRMDDEGYVTIPESGVKTTCQRVCRPESAYLSSAYVVQLGATSHCVPDLYAFPSSMELKSLELMSRQDLKKAQEEDEVIGPAIQAIKHGHWPENENIIPELSRLKQEAGKLGMKDGLLYRFSKRPGGEELSQLVLPRVFRDIVIRAMHDDLGHLGQERIIELMRLRFFWHKMAADVEEHIRTCGECIAQKTPIKRASPLHQIVSQGPMDLVCMDFLSLEPDSKGVSNVLVVTDHFTRYAQAFPTTSQKAHVVAKVLMEKYFVHYGLPSRIHSDQGRDFESRLIRELLTLMGIRKSRTTPYHPQGDPQPERFNRTLISMLSTLGREKKRTWSQHVAHLVHAYNSTKSDATGYSPYRLMFGREARLPADLCFGTSPDGVEDLSHTRYVTKLKEDLKQAYKLASEAANKRHQRNKRLYDQRVTFQSLQIGDRVLLRNLGLRGKHKLESKWCHDPYIIVDKMPNLPVFKIKREDGSPGTKTMHRDHLLPVGQLVRMPSTKQMEELPARRTTRAATRQNQNRDPSPSREELQEFSDSSSEWGYCASPHDTSPRREFIPRVTNPDRPPANLDDDDHLPLASEEGGHSSSHDNEPEMEPVDCPEVEKDGGEEPDAECHSENGQDSVQDGTSSDSDQDDELGEAIPNNTEPRPKRTIKPTIRLTYDKLGRSKDQPLTILHRGIVIKIEKY from the coding sequence ATGGATAGCCAAGCAGAACTAATATCAGAACTGAAGGGCTGGTGCCGTGGCGAAGAGTTGGACGAGGCTCATGCGGTCATGGTGCTTATTCCCCATGAAGTCAACATCACTGCAGTCGAAGAGACAATGCAAACAGTGAAATGTTTAGGACGCGTGCGCGTCCGAGGCCGGATATTCAGCATGCGGCACAACAGATTCCTCGTCTTGTGTGAATGTAAAGAAGTTGTAAGGAAAGAGACAGTCCCTTCGGAAGTGCTTGCTGTGGATGATGGAGGGGCGTGGCCAGTCATTACAGCATTTCAAGCCCCAGTACCCATTGCAACAGGTGAAAGCCAAGTAGTCACTACACCAGACAAGAATCCACAAGAATTTACTCAGAAGCAATCAGATACTCAGAATCAGTCCGATGCCCAAGAGTTTAGTCAGAAGTTGAAGGGGCTGTTGCAAGCAGAGGGCAAGACTATGGAAGATGTTCACACATTGTTTTCACCAGGAGAGTCAGCCGCTAGCCCAACAGTTGCCATCCTCCAAGCAGTGAGTGATTTAGTTAGCACCAGTAAGCCATCCAATGACAACAGTTACCGCCGCCTGCGCCCTCTATCTGGGTTGTTGCCCACCCCATCAGGAGAAGAGCCATTCGACCACTGGATGGAGCAAGCACGGCTCATGGTGCAAGAGTGTGATTGTTCTGTCAAAGAGAAGAGGCGAAGGCTGATGGAAAGCCTGAGGGGTCCGGCTCTGGAAATTGTCAAAGCAGCCCGAGCTGCGGATCCTGACATTAGCCCAGAAGACTGCTTAGAGGCGCTTGAGCATGCTTTTGGTACAGCTGAATCAGGGGAAGATTTATATTTTGCTTTTCGTTTGTTGCAGCAACAGGCTGGTGAGAAGCTCTCCGACTTCCTTCGGCGATTAGAACAGTCGCTGAATAAGGTGGTGCAGAGAGGCGGCCTCCCTCAGGAGCGTGCAGACAGAGCACGTTTGGAGCAATTGTTGCGAGGTGCTGTTTGCTCTGATTTGACATTGCTTAATCTCCATCTGCGAGAAAAGAAAGCGAAGCCGCCCACTTTTCTTCAGTTGTTGAAGGAGATTCGTGAAGAAGAGGAGTATGATGCCTCAAGGAAAAAACTTGGTACTGTTGTGCAAAGTGCATTTGTTAAACAAGAAAGTGAAACAAAGCAGACTGAAATTCAGGCCCTGAAATCTGAAATAAAAGAGCTCAAGTCCCTAGTTGCTGCTGTAGTGTCAAAACCAACTCAAGCCATGCCAGACAGCACTGAAAGAACTCTAGTTAGTGCAGTGTCAGGTGAAAGTTGTCATGACAGTGAGATCACGGCTTTAAAGAAACAACTAAAGCGTCTGCAACAAAAAGTCACTAACAAAGTGCCTGAGACACagactgctgctgcagctgtagATGCTTCTGCTGTTGCCACCTCTCGACAGGGATCATTTAAGAGCTCAGATGAGAATTTCTGTTACCGATGTGGGGAGAATGGTCATTTTGCGGCAAAATGCCAAAATCCAGAGAACCAATCCAAAGTCATTAAAAGGCTAATTCAAGCTCTGAAAGTGTCAAAGAACAATCCACCCACGTGTGAGGCCACAACTAATGCTGTTAACTGCGATATCAAGAAGAGTTCTGCCAGTGTTTTGCAAACTGCTTGTATTCCTGATGGACTGGTTGGCCCACCCAGTGTAGTGCCCTTGAAGATAAATGGAAATCCCTGCACAGCTTTGCTCGACAGCGGCTCCCAGGTGACGATCATTTTCGAGCCCTGGTACAAGAAATACCTGCCTAATGTCCCCATTCAACCTGTGTCCGGCCTGTCCCTGTGGGGTTTGAGTGAAACTGGTGTCAGCTATCCCTATCAGGGTTACGTGGTGGTTGATTTGGAGTATCCAGCTGAGGTGTTGGGAACCAGTCAGACCGTAACTGTGCTCGCCCTTATATGCCCTAGCCCTCGGGCTGATGACCCAATAGCTGTCATTGTTGGCACCAATGCTAGCCATGTCCGACGCCTAGTGGAACAATGCAAAGACAAAGGTGTTGATGTTGAGCGGGCCCTGGGTCTTCGTGTCCATGTCCAGAACAATGAGTATGTTCGCAAGGATTTTGCACTCTCTACCCAGATGGAGGATGAGGTGGGATGCGTCCGATGGCTAGGTCCAGGCCCTTTGAATGTCCCACCTGATTGTGACACACATGTAGTGTGCAAAGTTGAACTAAAACAGCCTGTGAAACACGAAATACTGATGATTGATGCGTCCCCAACAGCTATCCTACCTACTGGTGTATTCCTCCATCCGATGGTTGTACCCAGTGGAGCTTTGGATGTCAGCTGCTGTAGAGTGTTGGTCAAGAACGAGGGCACAAGAGAGACAACCATACCCGAGGGCACCGTGATCGGTTATATGTACCACGTTGATTCAGTCACTACAATTCCACCTAAGGGGCAACGTTCCAGTGAGTTTGATGAAAAGCTGATTAACTTTGGAGAGTCCCCGATCTCAGAGCAATGGAAAAGCAGATTAAGACAGAAACTAGGGGAAAAGTCTCATGTGTTCTCCATGCATGAGTGGGATGTGGGATTAGCCAAAGGTGTACAGCACCGAATCCGGCTCTCTGATTCAAGACCCTTCCGTGAGCGGTCTCGTCGACTCGCTCCGGCAGACATCGAAGATGTCAGAAAACACTTGCAAGAACTCCTACAGGCTGGTATCATAACCGAGTCACGAAGCCCCTATGCATCACCAATAGTGGTTGTCAGGAAAAAGAACGGCACCATCAGGATGTGCATCGATTACCGACTGTTAAATAGCCGCACCATACCTGACCAATACACGACCCCGTGCATTGAGGATGCACTGAATGCTTTAACGGGGAGCCAATGGTTTTCTGTTCTTGACTTGCGCTCAGGCTACTACCAGATAGCtatgtctgaggacgacaaagagAAAACGGCTTTCATTTGTCCGTTGGGCTTTTTCCAATTTGAACGAATGCCACAGGGCATCACAGGGGCTCCAGCTACCTTTCAGAGGTTGATGGAGAAGGCGGTTGGAGATATGAACCTCTTACAAGTACTAGTGTACCTGGATGATCTAATTGTCTTCGGGAAAACTCTTGAGGAACACGAGGAGAGATTGCTCAAAGTCCTAGATCGTCTGGGAGAGGTAGGGCTTAAGCTTTCTGTGGACAAGTGCCAGATCTGTTTGCCAAGGGTGAAGTACTTGGGGCACATAGTCTCGGCCGAAGGGGTTGCTCCCGATCCAGACAAGATCGAGGCCGTTACCACCTGGCCAATGCCCACAAACCTGAAGACATTACAATCTTTCCTTGGATTTTGCGGTTATTACCGCCGATTTGTTCAAAACTATGCTGCCATTGTTAGACCACTGACTGAGCTCACAAAGGGCTACGCTCCCACCCAGAAAAGCAAAAAAGATTCCCAGAAAGTGAAAAAAGTCTACCTCAAAGAGTCAGCGCCCTTTGGCGAGAGGTGGGACAACTCCTGCACTGAGGCATTCCACAAGATTATCCACTGTTTGACCCATGCCCCTGTTCTGGCTTTTGCCAACCCTCAAAAGCCATACATTTTGCATGTTGACGCGAGCCTGAGGGGTCTTGGTGCTGTCCTTTACCAGGAGCACCCCGAAGGTTTAAGGCCAGTTGCCTTTGCAAGCCGAAAATTGAGCTCATCAGAAAGAAATTATCCTGTACATCAGTTAGAATTCTTGTCTCTTAAATGGGCGGTGGTTCACAAGTTCCATGATTACTTATATGGTGCAAGATTTACTGTACGTACTGATAATAACCCGCTCACGTACGTGCTATCTACGGCTAAGCTCAATGCTGTAGGCCACCGGTGGCTGGCTGCTTTATCAACTTATGAGTTTGACATCCAATATCGTCCTGGTCGACTGAACATCGATTCTGACCTGCTGTCAAGGATGGATGACGAGGGATACGTGACCATTCCAGAATCGGGAGTGAAGACCACGTGCCAGCGCGTCTGTCGCCCAGAGTCTGCTTATCTCTCTTCAGCTTATGTTGTGCAACTAGGGGCGACCTCTCACTGTGTTCCGGACCTCTACGCCTTTCCATCTAGCATGGAGCTTAAGTCTCTGGAGTTAATGTCAAGGCAGGATCTGAAGAAAGctcaggaggaggatgaggtcaTCGGCCCAGCCATTCAGGCCATAAAACATGGGCATTGGCCGGAAAATGAGAACATCATTCCTGAACTGTCACGACTGAAACAAGAGGCTGGAAAGCTCGGCATGAAAGATGGGCTGCTTTACCGTTTCAGTAAAAGGCCAGGTGGGGAAGAGTTGAGCCAGCTCGTCCTGCCAAGGGTGTTCAGAGATATCGTCATACGGGCCATGCATGATGACCTAGGCCACCTGGGTCAAGAAAGGATCATTGAACTGATGAGACTAAGATTCTTTTGGCATAAGATGGCGGCTGACGTGGAAGAACACATCAGGACATGTGGGGAGTGCATTGCCCAGAAGACCCCAATAAAGAGAGCTTCTCCATTACACCAGATTGTGAGTCAAGGGCCTATGGACCTGGTGTGTATGGACTTTTTGTCCTTGGAACCCGACTCTAAAGGTGTCAGCAACGTCTTGGTGGTCACCGACCATTTTACAAGGTACGCTCAAGCTTTTCCAACAACAAGCCAGAAGGCTCATGTTGTAGCAAAGGTCTTAATGGAGAAATACTTTGTACATTATGGTCTACCATCTAGGATCCATTCTGATCAAGGAAGGGATTTCGAAAGCCGTCTTATCCGAGAGCTGCTCACCTTGATGGGTATACGGAAGTCGCGAACAACTCCGTATCATCCGCAAGGAGACCCACAGCCGGAAAGATTTAATCGAACCTTGATCTCCATGCTGAGTACACTGGGCCGCGAGAAAAAGCGCACCTGGAGCCAACATGTAGCTCACTTGGTCCATGCGTACAATAGCACCAAGTCGGACGCCACGGGATACTCACCTTATCGCCTCATGTTTGGGAGAGAAGCAAGGCTTCCTGCTGACTTGTGCTTTGGCACATCCCCCGATGGTGTTGAAGATTTGAGTCATACTCGATACGTAACAAAGCTGAAAGAAGACTTAAAGCAGGCTTACAAGTTGGCATCTGAGGCTGCCAATAAAAGACATCAGAGAAACAAAAGGCTGTATGACCAGCGTGTCACCTTTCAGTCCTTGCAGATAGGTGACAGAGTTCTGCTACGGAACTTGGGTCTGAGAGGCAAACACAAGCTGGAGAGTAAGTGGTGCCATGACCCATACATCATAGTGGACAAGATGCCCAACTTACCGGTGTTCAAGATTAAGCGGGAGGATGGAAGTCCTGGAACGAAGACCATGCATAGGGACCACCTTCTCCCTGTGGGACAGCTGGTGAGGATGCCATCTACGAAGCAGATGGAAGAACTCCCTGCCAGACGTACAACCAGGGCTGCCACTCGGCAGAACCAAAACAGAGATCCCAGTCCAAGCAGGGAAGAGTTACAGGAGTTCTCTGACTCATCCTCTGAATGGGGATATTGTGCCTCTCCGCATGACACTTCCCCCAGGAGAGAATTCATACCCAGAGTGACAAATCCTGACAGGCCGCCCGCAAACTTGGATGATGATGATCACTTACCGTTGGCCAGTGAGGAAGGGGGCCACAGTTCCTCCCATGACAATGAACCTGAAATGGAACCCGTTGACTGTCCTGAGGTTGAAAAGGATGGGGGCGAGGAACCGGATGCTGAATGTCATAGTGAGAATGGCCAAGACTCCGTACAAGATGGCACCAGCTCCGACTCTGACCAGGATGATGAGCTTGGAGAAGCTATACCAAATAATACTGAGCCCAGACCAAAGAGAACTATAAAGCCAACCATTAGGCTCACTTATGATAAGTTAGGGAGATCCAAAGATCAGCCTCTGACCATTCTCCATAGAGGCATAGTGATCAAAATTGAAAAATACTAA